Proteins from a single region of Streptomyces glaucescens:
- a CDS encoding glycoside hydrolase family 27 protein produces the protein MPRRPGGRLLRLLTDAVLTATAAATAGAQSTASAAPGSPALTPPLGWNSWNSFGCGITETQVRQAADAMVSTGMRDAGYRYVVVDDCWFDPQRDARGELRANPAKFPSGMKALGDYIHSKGLKFGIYQAPGERTCAQAVGSYPGATGSKGHEAQDAATFASWGVDYLKYDWCSPSGTRDEQVARFTLMRDALRATGRPIVYSINPNSLHAPTGATYDWGQVADLWRTTEDLLDIWQNGNTNSYPMGVGNVLDVTAPLAAQSGPGHWNDPDMLVVGRPGLTQTESRSHFALWALMGAPLMAGNDIRTMSADVSATLRNPRLLAVNQDPLGAGGRRVRDDGDTEVFAKPLADGSVAVGLFNRGAGTATVTTTAAQAGLSGGPFTLTDLWTGAASSTSGQISASVPAHGVAAFRVTGGSPLAATTSRLRGSASGRCADVDNASTAAGATVLIWDCHTAANQLWTTWAGGEIRVFGDKCLDARNRGTTNGTRVITWPCNGQDNQKWTLGTDGSLRNAHAGLCLDTDGAATGNGTPLVLWTCNGQAGQKWSRA, from the coding sequence GTGCCCAGACGACCCGGCGGACGACTGCTCCGCCTCCTCACGGACGCCGTACTGACGGCGACCGCGGCCGCGACGGCCGGCGCCCAGTCCACCGCCTCGGCCGCACCGGGCAGTCCGGCGCTCACCCCACCCCTGGGGTGGAACAGCTGGAACAGCTTCGGGTGCGGGATCACCGAGACCCAGGTCCGCCAGGCCGCCGACGCGATGGTGTCCACGGGCATGCGGGACGCCGGCTACCGGTACGTCGTGGTCGACGACTGCTGGTTCGACCCGCAACGCGACGCCCGGGGCGAACTCCGGGCCAACCCGGCCAAGTTCCCCAGCGGAATGAAGGCGCTCGGGGACTACATCCACAGCAAGGGCCTGAAGTTCGGCATCTACCAGGCACCCGGCGAGCGCACCTGCGCGCAGGCCGTGGGGAGTTACCCGGGAGCCACGGGCAGCAAGGGCCACGAGGCCCAGGACGCCGCGACGTTCGCCTCGTGGGGCGTCGACTACCTCAAGTACGACTGGTGCTCCCCGAGCGGCACCCGCGACGAGCAGGTCGCGCGGTTCACGCTCATGCGCGACGCCCTGCGCGCCACCGGACGGCCGATCGTGTACAGCATCAACCCCAACAGCCTGCACGCCCCCACCGGAGCCACGTACGACTGGGGCCAGGTCGCCGACCTGTGGCGGACCACCGAGGACCTGCTCGACATCTGGCAGAACGGCAACACCAACAGCTACCCCATGGGCGTCGGCAACGTCCTGGACGTCACCGCGCCGCTGGCCGCGCAGTCGGGACCGGGACACTGGAACGACCCCGACATGCTGGTCGTCGGCCGTCCCGGCCTGACGCAGACCGAGTCCCGCTCCCACTTCGCCCTGTGGGCGCTGATGGGTGCCCCGCTCATGGCCGGCAACGACATCCGCACCATGTCCGCCGACGTGAGCGCCACCCTGCGCAACCCGCGACTGCTCGCCGTGAACCAGGATCCGCTGGGCGCGGGCGGGCGCAGGGTGCGCGACGACGGCGACACCGAGGTGTTCGCCAAACCGCTGGCGGACGGCTCGGTCGCGGTGGGCCTGTTCAACCGGGGAGCCGGCACCGCCACGGTCACCACGACGGCCGCCCAGGCCGGGCTCTCCGGCGGGCCGTTCACCCTCACCGACCTGTGGACCGGCGCCGCGTCGAGCACCTCAGGGCAGATCTCGGCGAGCGTCCCCGCGCACGGCGTCGCCGCCTTCCGGGTGACCGGCGGCAGCCCGCTGGCCGCCACCACGTCACGCCTGCGGGGCAGCGCGTCCGGCCGCTGCGCGGACGTGGACAACGCCTCCACCGCCGCGGGCGCCACCGTGCTGATCTGGGACTGCCACACGGCCGCCAACCAGCTGTGGACCACATGGGCCGGCGGTGAGATCCGCGTCTTCGGCGACAAGTGCCTGGACGCCCGGAACCGGGGCACCACCAACGGCACCCGCGTCATCACCTGGCCCTGCAACGGCCAGGACAACCAGAAGTGGACCCTCGGCACCGACGGGTCCCTCCGCAACGCGCACGCCGGGCTGTGCCTCGACACCGACGGCGCCGCCACCGGCAACGGGACCCCGCTGGTCCTGTGGACCTGCAACGGCCAGGCCGGCCAGAAGTGGTCCCGCGCGTGA